The following coding sequences lie in one Homalodisca vitripennis isolate AUS2020 chromosome X, UT_GWSS_2.1, whole genome shotgun sequence genomic window:
- the LOC124369756 gene encoding microprocessor complex subunit DGCR8: MSRNYKSPDRKRPLSPYSSDRYYDRRRNVYRDEREIKYPRTSDSFSNYRRRSPSRSTEYRYPQSRYPSNDTYKRREDNYRSHYTKKDNYPYQNKTVLDSSLERNINSNITKDIRNDHEQLYQRRSPYKYPQSGKCPFQKSNISSDHSSPKDIEKKIEDPKCYDAGNEEPQNHPNSNFEEKECVSDLCKTFVSNTNLESDNEINDNNPSTVEVSDNTNQQTPNIDKEPDCQIIAVIGKDNSERPTSSLSSLNNQMCTEKQASNSDCTSTDEISQGENVKSNVEEEISEESRLIQMNPALREFDVLDDLEGNEHEENEAQQSNSSDYESDGSEEVPLDDLDAMLEEGLPDKFKDSGKNKEHSIRLKRKVVLEEIGHDHFDLLPEGWIQIMHNSGMPVYLHQKSRVCTMARPYYLGPGSSRNHKIPLSAIPCLQYRRALEVEKKNKEEKEKLSVQNQSQPELQLMTAKIETSEENEASQSLEALDLREYCKSIFNFKTITLIPFKSWADRRKYVRMTKDLKKRQRPSLPGGTKLLKFPTQNPDGTNSRSKGEWIINPNGKSYVCILHEYVQHALRKHPKYQFKELENPATPYSATVFIGDMQYSVGVGASKKQAKVEAAKAALEVLIPEMKDKIERDSQFGMRSGIAKRSQNNDISIFDQIKVEDPRVAEFCAKTTEPPPYAILLTCLSRNMGLGDIKVNYEMNSKKHKEDEFTMTVGNHTATVTCKNKRDGKQRAAQAILQSLHPNITYWGSLLRMYGNRSIKNVKEKKQEEQEITGLQSKASLNQPNFAILEKLKTEMLKLKEKREAVKAKGKFTPPENIILPSLSSTDLNKVNLS, from the coding sequence ATGTCACGCAATTATAAATCTCCAGATCGAAAAAGACCCCTTTCTCCATACAGCTCTGATCGATATTATGATAGAAGAAGAAATGTGTATCGGGATGAAAGAGAGATAAAATATCCAAGAACTAGTGATTCATTTTCTAACTATCGAAGGAGATCTCCAAGCCGAAGTACTGAATATAGATACCCACAATCAAGATATCCAAGTAATGATACTTATAAAAGAAGGGAAGACAACTATAGAAGCCATTATACTAAAAAAGATAACTATCCATaccaaaataaaactgtattagaCTCAAGTCTTGAAAGAAATATCAATTCCAACATTACCAAAGATATAAGAAATGATCATGAACAACTATATCAAAGAAGAAGTCCTTATAAATACCCACAATCAGGGAAATGTCCATTTCAAAAATCAAACATAAGTAGTGATCATTCTTCACCTAAAGACATTGAAAAGAAAATAGAAGATCCAAAATGTTATGATGCTGGAAATGAGGAGCCACAAAATCATCCTAAtagtaattttgaagaaaaagaatGTGTATCTgatttgtgtaaaacatttgtgAGTAACACAAATTTAGAGAGTGATAATGAAATTAATGACAATAACCCATCAACTGTGGAAGTAAGTGATAACACAAACCAACAAACCCCAAACATAGATAAAGAACCCGATTGCCAAATAATAGCTGTAATAGGAAAAGATAATTCTGAAAGACCTACTTCATCTTTAAGttctttaaataatcaaatgtgCACTGAGAAACAAGCCTCCAATTCAGATTGTACTTCTACTGATGAAATTTCTCAGGGTGAGAATGTGAAAAGTAATGTTGAAGAAGAAATCAGTGAAGAAAGTCGACTCATACAAATGAATCCAGCTTTGAGAGAGTTTGATGTATTAGACGATTTGGAAGGAAATGAACATGAAGAGAATGAAGCTCAACAGTCAAACTCAAGTGACTATGAATCAGATGGTAGTGAAGAAGTTCCACTTGATGACCTTGATGCAATGCTTGAAGAAGGATTACCTGATAAATTCAAAGATTCAggtaaaaataaagaacacaGTATCAGATTGAAACGTAAAGTAGTTTTAGAGGAAATCGGTCATGATCATTTTGATTTATTGCCAGAAGGTTGGATCCAAATTATGCACAATAGTGGCATGCCTGTTTACTTGCATCAAAAGAGCAGAGTTTGTACAATGGCCAGACCTTATTACTTGGGACCAGGTAGCTCACGTAATCATAAAATTCCTCTTAGTGCCATTCCTTGTTTGCAATACAGGCGAGCTCTGGAGGtggagaaaaaaaataaagaagaaaaggaaaaattaagTGTGCAAAATCAAAGTCAGCCTGAACTACAGTTAATGACAGCTAAAATAGAAACTTCTGAAGAAAATGAGGCTTCACAGTCCTTAGAAGCTTTAGATCTTCGAGAATATtgcaaaagtatatttaattttaaaacaataactctcATACCATTTAAGTCATGGGCGGATAGAAGGAAGTATGTTAGAATGACTAAAGATCTTAAGAAACGACAAAGGCCATCATTACCTGGTGgaacaaaacttttaaagtttcCGACCCAAAACCCAGATGGTACAAACTCAAGGTCTAAAGGAGAGTGGATAATCAATCCTAATGGAAAAAGTTATGTTTGTATACTCCATGAGTATGTCCAACATGCACTTAGAAAACATCCCAAATACCAGTTTAAAGAATTAGAAAATCCAGCTACTCCATATTCAGCAACAGTATTTATTGGAGACATGCAGTATAGTGTTGGTGTGGGAGCAAGTAAGAAGCAAGCCAAAGTTGAAGCAGCTAAGGCTGCATTAGAAGTTCTTATACCtgaaatgaaagataaaattgaGCGAGATAGTCAGTTTGGCATGCGTTCAGGAATTGCAAAAAGGTCCCAAAATAATGACATTTCTATTTTTGACCAAATCAAAGTAGAAGATCCAAGGGTTGCAGAGTTCTGTGCAAAAACTACAGAGCCTCCACCTTATGCAATTCTTCTCACTTGTCTTTCAAGGAATATGGGCCTTGGAGACATAAAAGTAAACTATGAAATGAATTCGAAAAAACACAAGGAAGATGAGTTTACAATGACTGTAGGAAACCACACAGCTACAGTTACATGTAAGAACAAGCGTGATGGCAAGCAGAGAGCAGCACAAGCCATTCTTCAATCTCTGCATCCTAATATAACATACTGGGGTTCTCTACTGAGAATGTATGGAAACAGATCCATTAAGAATGTTAAAGAGAAGAAACAAGAAGAACAGGAGATCACTGGATTGCAAAGCAAAGCTTCATTGAATCAACCCAACTTTGctattttagaaaaactgaaaacagaaatgttgaaattgaaagaaaaaagGGAGGCAGTTAAAGCTAAGGGAAAGTTCACTCCacctgaaaatattattttgcccTCTCTTTCATCCACAGATCTTAACAAAGTAAACTTatcatag
- the LOC124369754 gene encoding uncharacterized protein LOC124369754 yields MEDDIPDWLDKSFLEKALGGGEESCVKVASYIVKSALTPGENFASYLFRVQVHYTEGDSSEVHFKSLIVKQPVKVGLIYEIASNTQFYDKEAVFYGGLLQKMSAKMNCQFAPTSFYSPIDQVIVLEDLKPEYVVLDKNKQLDLVYSKLVFKFLAKYHASVVAVYNDDPKLIESVSGECEFLKDGPIKRWAEFGTKFIGESLQEMGFKELADFILDKTDGIWESAVECIKPRPGRLNVLVHGDIWTSNLMFKYNNANEVVDMKLLDFQLARYTTPVMDLFYYLYTSANDDVRDHNQLELFEIYVKTLNESLQQAGCKERFTMEELKDHIKHVVPWFFAVFVYGMCPIYVHGSEDGLDLEGITGNDISTGKCNPIFAKMFSCKKIKELLPVLMRQYVSMLKSL; encoded by the coding sequence ATGGAAGACGACATCCCTGACTGGCTCGACAAATCATTTCTGGAGAAGGCGCTTGGAGGAGGAGAAGAATCATGTGTGAAAGTGGCCAGCTATATTGTCAAATCTGCACTTACACCTGGAGAAAACTTTGCAAGTTATCTGTTTAGAGTCCAAGTTCATTACACAGAAGGGGATTCATCTGAGGTACACTTTAAATCGCTTATTGTGAAACAGCCGGTTAAAGTAGGATTAATTTATGAAATAGCATCCAACACACAATTTTATGACAAAGAGGCAGTTTTTTATGGAGGATTACTACAAAAGATGTCAGCAAAAATGAACTGTCAGTTTGCACCAACAAGTTTTTACAGTCCAATTGACCAGGTGATCGTACTGGAGGATTTGAAGCCTGAGTATGTTGTGCTCGATAAAAACAAGCAGTTAGATTTGGTATACAGCAAACTGGTGTTCAAATTTCTAGCTAAATATCATGCTTCAGTTGTTGCTGTGTATAATGATGATCCTAAATTGATCGAATCAGTTAGTGGAGAATGTGAGTTTCTAAAAGATGGACCAATAAAGAGATGGGCAGAATTTGGTACAAAGTTTATCGGAGAAAGCCTACAAGAAATGGGATTTAAAGAATTAGCAGACTTTATTTTGGATAAAACAGATGGCATCTGGGAATCAGCTGTAGAATGTATAAAGCCAAGACCTGGACGCTTAAATGTTCTGGTACATGGGGATATTTGGACCAGCAATTTGATGTTCAAATACAACAACGCCAATGAAGTAGTTGACATGAAGCTGTTGGACTTCCAACTAGCGAGATATACAACTCCAGTTATGGACCTCTTTTATTATCTATACACAAGTGCTAATGATGACGTTCGTGATCATAACCAGCTGGAATTGTTTGAGATCTATGTTAAGACTTTAAACGAGAGCTTGCAGCAAGCCGGCTGTAAAGAGAGGTTCACAATGGAAGAGTTGAAGGATCATATCAAGCATGTAGTTCCTTGGTTTTTTGCAGTATTTGTATATGGAATGTGCCCCATATATGTTCATGGTAGTGAAGACGGATTAGACTTGGAAGGAATAACAGGAAATGACATTTCTACAGGGAAATGTAATCCTATCTTTGCAAAAATGTTTAGTTGTAAGAAAATCAAGGAGTTGCTCCCAGTCCTTATGAGACAATATGTTTCCATGTTGAAaagtttataa